The Jiangella alba genome includes the window CCGGACACACCGGTGTAGTCGACGTGGCGGACGAGGGCGAACCGTCGTGGGAGCAATCGACCACCGTAACGTTGTGAACTCCGGGCAGGCCCGACGTCACCCCCGTGTCACTCTGGCCTGTGCAGACCTCATCATCGTCGATGCCGCGCGATCCTGTCACGGCGGCCCGCCGTGACACTCCGGACCAGGGGTGCCGCTCGGCAGGGGGCCGGTCCGGGTTACGGTACGTCCCGACTCTCAGTCAACGTTCCCAGGAGTGATCTCGATGGACCCTCGACTGCAGCCCCAGACCCCCGAAGTCGACCCCATGGTGACCACCGCGGTGATGAACGTGCGCGATCGCTTCGGCGCCGAGGGCCTGCGCGACCTCATGGCCGTCGCGCAGCTGGAGCTGCGCAACGTCGAGGCGGCGGAGCGGCGGCTGGCCGCGCTGGCCGAGCCGGCGGCCGCCGAGCCGGTCGACGCCGCGGACACGCAGGCCTGGCTGGCCTACCGCGAGGTCGACCCGGACCCGGGTGACGACCGGCGCTGACGGGTCAGATCGCCCGCAGCGCGGTGAGGATCTCGGTGGCCCAGCGGCCGATGTCGTGACTGAGGACGTGGTCGCGCAGCAGCTTCATCCGCTGCTCGGCCTCGTCGGGGGCGATGCGCATGGCGGCCAGCATGGTGCGCTTGAGGCCGTCGATGTCGTGCGGGTTGACCAGGAACGCGCCGTCGCCCATCTCGTCGGCGGCGCCCGCGAACTCCGACAGCACCAGGGCGCCACGCAGGTCGGCCCGGGCGCTGACGTACTCCTTCGCGACGAGGTTCATGCCGTCGCGCAGCGGCGTCACCACCATGACGTCGGCGGCCAGCAGCAGTGACACCAGCTCGGAGCGGTCGTAGGACGAGTGCAGGTAGTGCACCGCGGGGTGCCCGATGCGGCCGTAGTCGCCGTTGATGCGCCCGACCGCCAGCTCGACGTCGTCGCGCAGCGTCTGGTACGCCTCGACCCGCTCGCGGCTGGGCGTGGCCACCTGCACCAGCACCGCCTCCTCGGGGGTGATGGCGCCCTGGGCGAGCAGCTCGCCGAACGCTTTGAGCCGGTGCCCGATGCCCTTCGTGTAGTCGAGGCGGTCGACGCCGAGCAGGATGTACTTCGGCGAGCCGACCTCCTCGCGGACGGTCGCGGCCCGCTGCTGCACGTCGGGGTCGGCGGCCAGCTTGGCCACCTCTTCCACCTGGATCGAGATGGGGAACGCGCGGGAGAACACCTCGCGGCCGTCGTCGAGCACCAGCGCCCCGTCGCGCAGTGACGCCGACGCGAACGTCTCGGCCAGCGCCTCGAAGTTGCTGGCCGCGCCGGCCCGCTGGAACCCGACGAGGTCGGCGCCGAGCAGCCCTTCGAGGATCTGCCGCCGCCACGGCAGCTGGGCGAACAGCTCGGTGGGCGGGAACGGGATGTGCAGGAAGAAGCCGATCTTGAGGTCGGGCCGCAGTTCGCGCAGCAGCTTCGGCACCAGCTGCAGCTGGTAGTCCTGGATGAACACGACCGCGTTCTCGGCGGCCACCTCGGCCGCGGCGCGGGCGAAGCGCTGGTTGACGGTGCGGTAGGCGTCCCACCACTCGCGGTGGTACTCGGGCTGGACGATGACGTCGTGGTACAGCGGCCACAGCGTGGCGTTGGAGAACCCCTCGTAGTAGAGGGCGATCTCCTCGCCCGAC containing:
- a CDS encoding alpha,alpha-trehalose-phosphate synthase (UDP-forming) encodes the protein MHHNSVTVVGTRRPHLSTTGTSSFVVVANRLPVDRVTAADGTTTWRRSPGGLVTALAPVMRAYDGAWVGWTGSPDDAPPPFSTNDMDLVPVPLSGEEIALYYEGFSNATLWPLYHDVIVQPEYHREWWDAYRTVNQRFARAAAEVAAENAVVFIQDYQLQLVPKLLRELRPDLKIGFFLHIPFPPTELFAQLPWRRQILEGLLGADLVGFQRAGAASNFEALAETFASASLRDGALVLDDGREVFSRAFPISIQVEEVAKLAADPDVQQRAATVREEVGSPKYILLGVDRLDYTKGIGHRLKAFGELLAQGAITPEEAVLVQVATPSRERVEAYQTLRDDVELAVGRINGDYGRIGHPAVHYLHSSYDRSELVSLLLAADVMVVTPLRDGMNLVAKEYVSARADLRGALVLSEFAGAADEMGDGAFLVNPHDIDGLKRTMLAAMRIAPDEAEQRMKLLRDHVLSHDIGRWATEILTALRAI